The Campylobacterota bacterium genome window below encodes:
- the folP gene encoding dihydropteroate synthase, giving the protein MYVERLSDTTDLRRELVRLGVDGRGIAILADKGTSHVIKISDLHVGAANILKQDALSVGADLAVPRGTVTASAPRVDALLIATERQLAALIQKEKAQPFGLKQLSAELSGFLKLPFRPEVQVMGIVNANDDSFHRESRFQGEAALEKIRTMIEEGASIIDLGGVSSRPGSESVSPAEELARLSPVIDLLYREKIHERVRLSLDSYEPSVIAYALERGFSIVNDITGLANDEVARLCGTYGATAVVMHMQGDPRTMQENPTYESVVHEVELFFRERIEKAERFGINDLILDTGIGFGKRLEDNLALITHQKHFLRLGKPLLVGASRKSLINALSPSAVSERLPGTLAVHLKALEEGATVLRVHDVKEHVQAIAVWKALRG; this is encoded by the coding sequence GTGTACGTTGAGAGACTTTCGGATACGACCGACCTTCGCCGCGAATTGGTTCGTCTGGGCGTTGATGGCAGAGGGATTGCAATCCTCGCCGACAAGGGAACCTCCCATGTGATCAAAATTTCCGACCTCCACGTCGGCGCCGCCAATATCCTCAAACAAGACGCCCTTAGCGTCGGTGCCGATCTGGCGGTCCCCAGGGGAACCGTCACTGCGTCCGCTCCGCGCGTCGATGCGCTGCTCATTGCGACCGAACGGCAGCTCGCCGCACTGATCCAGAAAGAAAAAGCCCAGCCCTTCGGACTCAAACAGCTTTCGGCCGAACTGTCGGGCTTTTTGAAACTCCCTTTCCGTCCTGAAGTTCAGGTCATGGGAATCGTCAACGCAAACGATGACAGCTTCCATCGCGAGAGCCGTTTTCAGGGGGAAGCGGCACTGGAGAAGATCCGGACGATGATCGAAGAGGGGGCCTCCATCATCGATTTGGGAGGCGTATCGAGCCGTCCGGGCAGCGAAAGCGTCAGCCCCGCCGAAGAGCTCGCGCGGCTTTCGCCCGTGATCGACCTGTTGTACCGTGAAAAAATTCACGAGAGGGTTCGGCTGAGCCTTGACAGTTACGAACCTTCGGTCATCGCCTACGCGCTGGAGAGAGGTTTCTCGATCGTCAACGACATCACGGGACTCGCCAACGACGAAGTGGCACGGTTGTGCGGTACGTACGGCGCTACCGCGGTCGTGATGCACATGCAGGGAGACCCCAGGACAATGCAGGAGAACCCGACCTACGAATCGGTCGTTCACGAGGTCGAACTGTTTTTCCGTGAACGGATCGAAAAAGCCGAACGATTCGGGATCAACGACCTCATTCTCGACACGGGGATCGGCTTTGGGAAACGACTCGAAGACAATCTTGCCCTCATCACCCACCAAAAACATTTTCTTCGGCTGGGCAAACCGCTGCTCGTCGGAGCCAGCCGAAAATCGCTGATCAACGCGCTGTCTCCTTCGGCGGTTTCCGAACGGCTGCCGGGGACGCTCGCGGTTCATCTCAAGGCACTCGAAGAAGGGGCGACGGTTCTACGGGTTCACGACGTGAAAGAGCACGTTCAGGCGATCGCGGTCTGGAAAGCGTTGAGAGGGTAG
- a CDS encoding DNA polymerase III subunit delta', whose amino-acid sequence MFTSERGGIIITERLEERCTQIEESLRPLRCVTFLRDDFKIEDAKEAIAEAYKSESQTKTLILGAKSFTVPAQNALLKILEEPPRNIVFVLLAPNKSTFLPTVRSRLSLSVEREGRVYEPLPITLGRLDLSAMFSFVKENDRLKKHEAKELIERLAHQAVHVEQLSLSASQLEGFEKAIRLIELNTRFQSVLVMVLMNFLKEVKRVR is encoded by the coding sequence ATGTTCACGAGTGAGCGGGGAGGCATCATCATCACCGAACGCCTCGAAGAGAGGTGTACCCAGATCGAAGAATCGTTGCGACCCCTGCGGTGCGTGACGTTTCTGCGCGACGATTTCAAGATCGAAGACGCCAAGGAAGCGATCGCGGAAGCCTACAAAAGCGAATCACAAACCAAAACCCTCATCCTCGGAGCCAAAAGTTTTACCGTACCGGCGCAGAATGCCCTGCTCAAAATTCTCGAAGAACCTCCGCGAAACATCGTTTTCGTCCTCCTCGCCCCCAACAAAAGCACTTTTTTGCCGACGGTCCGCTCGCGTCTGAGCCTGAGCGTCGAAAGGGAGGGCCGCGTCTACGAACCGCTGCCGATTACATTGGGGCGACTGGACCTCTCGGCGATGTTCTCCTTTGTCAAAGAGAACGATCGGCTCAAAAAGCATGAAGCCAAAGAACTGATCGAGCGGCTGGCCCATCAGGCCGTGCACGTCGAACAACTGAGTCTTTCGGCGTCCCAGCTTGAGGGGTTCGAAAAAGCGATCCGCCTCATCGAACTCAATACCCGTTTTCAGAGCGTATTGGTGATGGTGCTGATGAATTTTCTCAAAGAGGTGAAGCGTGTACGTTGA
- a CDS encoding HobA family DNA replication regulator has product MRRFDQWTLDSIRSEGAAMSWFEEQRFEWTPAVANALEQVMEGKSIVLITDHDRKWFAHYITSSLNKRMQDRPMIPIVCIDALFPHYDHISGGEAIDTLTDMLDITFKGEYFFWYVGRGDERRADIAKRNASSLLWIMDESFQNAVRLRSFDPLIDIKLLQLYRLFDKTLGAMLFGEIDVHE; this is encoded by the coding sequence GTGCGCCGTTTCGATCAATGGACGTTGGATTCGATCCGCTCCGAAGGGGCGGCGATGAGCTGGTTCGAAGAACAGCGTTTCGAGTGGACTCCGGCCGTTGCCAATGCCCTTGAACAGGTGATGGAGGGGAAAAGTATCGTCCTCATCACCGATCACGATCGAAAGTGGTTCGCCCACTACATCACCTCGTCGCTCAACAAGCGCATGCAGGACCGTCCGATGATTCCGATCGTCTGTATCGATGCGCTTTTTCCCCATTACGACCATATCAGCGGCGGCGAAGCGATCGATACGCTCACCGACATGCTCGACATCACCTTCAAAGGTGAATATTTCTTCTGGTACGTCGGCAGAGGGGATGAACGCCGCGCAGACATCGCCAAACGCAATGCCAGCAGCCTGCTGTGGATCATGGACGAGAGTTTCCAGAACGCGGTGCGGCTGAGGTCGTTCGATCCGCTGATCGACATCAAGCTGCTGCAGCTCTACCGTTTGTTTGACAAAACGCTCGGCGCGATGCTGTTCGGGGAGATTGATGTTCACGAGTGA
- a CDS encoding aspartate kinase, translating into MLIVQKFGGTSVGDLERIQNVANRVSETLKEGHKVVVVVSAMSGETNKLIAYAEHYTDSPERREVDMLLSSGERVTAALLSIALNAMGHKAVSMSGRKAGIVTDAVHTKARIETIDPAAMHAELAEGKVVVVAGFQGVTEEGNVTTLGRGGSDLSAVAIAGALEADLCEIYTDVDGIYTTDPRIEPKARKMDKISYDEMLELASLGAKVLQNRSVELAKKLNVNLVTRSSFSKAEGTLITKEENIMEKPLVSGIALDKNQARVSLGGVIDRPGIASDIFTRLADNSVNIDMIIQTLGHDGKTNLDFTVPKTELIDAKKVVETFISEGEISEASYDERICKVSIVGVGMKSHTGVAAKAFQTMASENINIMMISTSEIKVSMVIDEKYAELAVRSLHSAYSLDQ; encoded by the coding sequence ATGCTAATCGTACAAAAATTCGGCGGAACCAGCGTCGGGGATCTGGAACGGATCCAAAACGTCGCGAACCGGGTTTCTGAAACCCTCAAAGAGGGGCACAAAGTCGTCGTCGTCGTTTCGGCGATGAGCGGTGAGACCAACAAACTGATCGCGTATGCCGAACACTATACCGACTCGCCCGAACGCCGCGAAGTCGATATGCTCCTTAGCTCGGGCGAACGCGTTACGGCGGCCCTCCTTTCGATCGCCCTCAATGCCATGGGGCATAAAGCGGTATCGATGAGCGGCCGTAAAGCCGGGATCGTCACCGACGCCGTTCACACGAAAGCGCGGATCGAAACGATCGATCCCGCCGCCATGCACGCCGAACTCGCAGAAGGGAAGGTCGTCGTCGTTGCCGGTTTCCAGGGAGTTACCGAAGAAGGGAACGTCACGACGCTCGGACGCGGAGGATCGGATCTTTCGGCGGTTGCGATTGCCGGCGCGCTGGAAGCGGACCTGTGTGAAATTTATACCGACGTCGACGGTATCTACACCACCGACCCGCGGATCGAGCCCAAAGCCCGCAAAATGGACAAGATCAGTTACGACGAGATGCTCGAACTGGCATCCCTGGGGGCCAAAGTTCTCCAGAACCGCTCCGTCGAACTGGCCAAAAAACTCAACGTCAACCTCGTTACCCGTTCCAGCTTCAGTAAGGCGGAAGGGACATTAATTACAAAGGAAGAGAATATTATGGAAAAACCACTTGTCAGCGGTATCGCACTCGATAAAAACCAGGCACGCGTTTCACTCGGCGGCGTTATCGACCGTCCGGGGATCGCCTCGGATATTTTTACCCGTCTCGCCGACAACAGCGTCAACATCGATATGATTATCCAGACCCTCGGCCACGACGGTAAAACGAATCTCGATTTTACCGTTCCGAAAACCGAGTTGATCGATGCGAAAAAAGTGGTCGAAACCTTTATCTCCGAAGGGGAAATCAGCGAAGCGAGCTACGACGAGCGGATCTGTAAAGTATCGATCGTCGGCGTCGGCATGAAATCCCATACGGGTGTAGCGGCCAAGGCGTTTCAGACGATGGCTTCCGAAAACATCAACATCATGATGATCTCTACCTCCGAAATCAAAGTATCCATGGTGATCGACGAGAAATACGCGGAGCTGGCCGTGCGCTCGCTGCACAGCGCTTATTCACTGGATCAGTAA
- a CDS encoding RNA pyrophosphohydrolase, which yields MTHNLFYRPNVAAIIVSSEYPETKQIFIAERTDLEGVWQFPQGGIDEGESSEEALFRELKEEIGTKKVEIIAEYPDWIAYDFPPHIAAKMAPYAGQKQRYYLVRLKPGAKIDLDTKHPEFKRYRFVGVDELFDHIAHFKKAVYEQVISHFRAKGYL from the coding sequence ATGACACATAATTTGTTCTACCGGCCGAACGTCGCGGCGATCATCGTTTCGAGTGAGTATCCCGAAACGAAGCAGATTTTTATCGCCGAGCGCACCGATTTGGAAGGGGTATGGCAGTTTCCGCAGGGAGGGATCGACGAGGGGGAATCGAGCGAAGAAGCCCTTTTCCGTGAACTCAAAGAGGAGATTGGGACGAAAAAAGTCGAGATCATCGCCGAATATCCCGATTGGATCGCGTATGATTTTCCACCCCACATTGCCGCCAAAATGGCGCCGTATGCGGGGCAGAAGCAGCGCTATTACCTCGTGCGGCTGAAACCCGGAGCCAAGATCGATCTGGATACCAAACACCCCGAATTCAAACGTTACCGTTTCGTCGGGGTCGATGAACTGTTCGACCACATCGCCCATTTCAAAAAAGCGGTCTATGAACAAGTGATTTCCCATTTTAGAGCCAAGGGGTACCTGTAA
- the hemW gene encoding radical SAM family heme chaperone HemW, translating to MLLYIHIPFCDSKCSYCAFNSYVDKFSLRKKYMDALLVQLERELERFGTTIQKGIETVFIGGGTPSTVDASLYAPLFAKIRPFLAQKCEITSEANPNSATPEWLRGMRELGVNRVSFGVQSFDDAKLAALGRAHNGAQATGAIRNAAQIGFEHLSLDLIYGVAGDTRPLLERDVTTAFSLPIDHISLYALTIEESTAFEKTPEKALEELDLTRWLFQEIALRGFEQYEISNFGRYRCRHNLGYWEHKPYIGLGSGAVGFLENRRFYPPSGIETYIADPLAEHVEELSSNDLLSEKLFLGMRSAIGIDTGILTAVQKKEADILLRSGLLEEREGRLYNTDFLLADEIALRIEGF from the coding sequence ATGCTTTTGTACATTCATATCCCTTTTTGCGACAGCAAATGTTCCTATTGCGCCTTTAATTCCTACGTCGACAAATTTTCTCTCCGCAAAAAGTACATGGACGCTCTCCTTGTACAGCTCGAACGGGAACTCGAACGGTTCGGAACGACGATTCAAAAGGGGATCGAGACGGTATTCATCGGCGGAGGAACCCCCTCGACCGTCGACGCTTCGCTGTACGCGCCGCTGTTTGCGAAAATCCGGCCGTTTCTGGCGCAAAAATGCGAAATCACGTCCGAAGCCAACCCCAACAGCGCCACCCCGGAGTGGCTGAGAGGGATGAGAGAACTGGGGGTCAACCGTGTGAGCTTCGGCGTTCAAAGCTTTGACGACGCCAAACTCGCCGCCCTCGGCCGCGCCCACAACGGCGCCCAGGCGACCGGCGCGATCCGCAACGCCGCACAAATCGGGTTCGAGCATCTCTCGCTCGATCTGATCTACGGCGTCGCGGGAGACACTCGTCCCCTTTTGGAACGGGACGTCACGACGGCCTTTTCGCTTCCGATCGACCACATCAGCCTCTATGCGCTGACGATCGAAGAGTCGACCGCTTTCGAAAAAACCCCCGAAAAAGCGCTCGAAGAACTCGACCTCACGCGGTGGCTTTTCCAAGAGATCGCCCTGCGGGGGTTCGAACAGTACGAGATCTCCAATTTCGGACGCTACCGGTGCCGGCACAACCTCGGATACTGGGAGCACAAGCCCTACATCGGACTGGGCAGCGGCGCGGTCGGCTTTTTGGAGAACCGCCGGTTTTATCCCCCGAGCGGCATCGAAACCTACATCGCCGATCCTCTCGCCGAACACGTCGAGGAGCTTTCGTCCAACGATCTTCTCAGCGAAAAACTTTTTTTGGGAATGCGCAGCGCGATCGGCATCGATACCGGGATACTTACCGCCGTACAGAAAAAAGAGGCCGACATTCTGCTCCGCTCCGGCCTCCTCGAAGAACGCGAAGGGCGTTTGTACAATACCGACTTCCTGCTTGCGGACGAAATCGCGCTGCGGATCGAGGGATTTTAG
- the tatB gene encoding Sec-independent protein translocase protein TatB: protein MFGMGLGEIFLIIIIAILFLGPDKLPTTMVEIAKFFRQVKGTVSSARATLEEEMKLSEMKEKALDYKRELTDASAELERLTNVTEIGSELASVKNDLNLNTPEPAPSAPKEPEVITFAPKSKDSKPAETKTEENA, encoded by the coding sequence ATGTTTGGAATGGGTCTGGGGGAGATTTTCCTCATCATTATTATTGCGATCCTCTTTTTGGGACCGGACAAGCTTCCGACGACGATGGTCGAAATCGCAAAATTTTTCCGCCAGGTCAAAGGGACGGTAAGTTCCGCGCGTGCCACCCTCGAAGAGGAGATGAAGCTCTCCGAGATGAAGGAAAAAGCCCTCGATTATAAACGCGAACTGACCGATGCGAGCGCCGAGCTCGAGCGTCTTACCAACGTGACCGAAATCGGCAGCGAACTCGCTTCGGTGAAAAACGACCTGAACCTCAATACCCCCGAACCCGCACCCTCGGCCCCGAAAGAACCCGAAGTGATTACGTTCGCCCCGAAATCCAAAGATTCCAAACCCGCTGAAACCAAAACCGAAGAGAATGCCTGA
- the tatC gene encoding twin-arginine translocase subunit TatC has product MFDDLKPHLAELRKRLGISVATVIVMFFVMFNFHEPILSWLTAPLNEALASVGKVSKNAAEGMVTTTQVGGTFFVAMKVAFFGGLLASLPVILAQMWLFISPGLYENEKKMLYPFIFGGTIMFVAGALFAYYVVTPLGFEFLIAFGAFEFVPLINIEDYIDFFTKIMFGFGLAFELPVICYFLALLGLIDDRMMTAFFRYAIVLIFIISAILTPPDVMTQILMAIPLTFLYGISILIVRAVNPAPKEEPYIAEDEEETID; this is encoded by the coding sequence ATGTTTGACGATTTGAAACCCCACCTCGCCGAGCTGCGCAAGCGGCTGGGCATCAGCGTCGCGACCGTGATCGTAATGTTTTTCGTGATGTTCAATTTCCACGAGCCGATCCTCTCTTGGCTCACCGCACCGCTCAACGAAGCCCTCGCTTCGGTAGGGAAAGTTTCCAAAAACGCCGCGGAAGGAATGGTAACGACGACACAGGTCGGAGGAACCTTTTTCGTCGCGATGAAAGTCGCCTTTTTCGGAGGTCTCCTCGCGTCGCTGCCGGTGATTCTGGCGCAAATGTGGCTTTTTATTTCGCCGGGCCTCTACGAAAACGAGAAAAAGATGCTCTACCCTTTTATTTTCGGGGGTACCATCATGTTCGTGGCGGGGGCGCTGTTTGCCTACTATGTCGTCACGCCGCTGGGATTTGAATTCCTCATTGCCTTCGGGGCGTTCGAATTCGTCCCGTTGATCAACATCGAAGACTACATCGATTTCTTCACCAAGATCATGTTCGGTTTCGGCCTCGCGTTCGAGCTTCCCGTCATTTGCTATTTTCTCGCACTCCTGGGGCTTATCGACGACCGGATGATGACCGCTTTTTTCCGTTACGCGATCGTACTGATCTTTATTATTTCGGCGATTCTGACCCCGCCGGACGTTATGACCCAGATCCTGATGGCCATCCCCCTCACCTTCTTGTACGGGATTTCGATCCTGATTGTCCGTGCGGTCAACCCTGCCCCGAAAGAAGAACCCTACATTGCCGAAGATGAAGAAGAGACAATTGACTAA
- the queA gene encoding tRNA preQ1(34) S-adenosylmethionine ribosyltransferase-isomerase QueA yields MLNPLLTSSYDYELPEELIASFPVSPREHAKLLVYNRSDRSITHTRFDKIDDFLPENCAIIFNDTKVIKARLYGHKESGGAIELLINRPLDAYRINVYVRGRVKEGTKLLFERDLVAVVVKLHEDGSRDVEFSLGGQRLRFEELLPLLDEIGHIPLPPYLGREDNSEDEREYQSVFARQEGAVAAPTASLHFSDELFRAVCARHPHAFVTLHVGSGTFKPVEVEKITDHPMHSEYFAIGDAAYNLIRGDAPLLCVGTTSTRTVEYHVRTREREGEANLFLHPNNPPLRVNHLLTNFHLPQSTLLMLVASFVGLEETHRIYAEAIEQKYRFFSYGDAMLIL; encoded by the coding sequence ATGCTCAATCCTCTTCTGACGTCGAGCTACGACTATGAGCTTCCCGAAGAGCTTATAGCCTCTTTCCCCGTCTCCCCGCGCGAACACGCAAAACTTCTTGTTTACAACCGCAGCGATCGCTCCATCACGCACACCCGTTTCGATAAAATCGACGATTTTCTCCCGGAAAACTGTGCGATCATTTTCAATGACACCAAAGTCATCAAAGCCCGTCTTTACGGGCATAAAGAATCGGGCGGAGCAATAGAGCTGCTGATCAACCGCCCGCTGGACGCCTATCGGATCAACGTTTACGTCCGGGGACGGGTCAAGGAAGGGACGAAACTTCTATTTGAACGCGATCTTGTCGCCGTTGTTGTGAAACTACATGAAGACGGCTCCCGTGACGTCGAATTTTCCCTCGGGGGACAACGTCTGCGGTTTGAAGAGCTACTTCCCCTGCTCGACGAAATCGGTCATATCCCCCTTCCCCCCTACCTCGGACGCGAAGACAACAGCGAAGACGAGCGGGAGTACCAGAGCGTCTTTGCACGTCAAGAAGGGGCCGTCGCCGCCCCGACGGCATCGCTGCACTTCAGCGACGAACTCTTCCGCGCGGTATGCGCGCGCCATCCGCACGCCTTCGTCACCCTTCACGTCGGCTCGGGAACCTTCAAACCCGTCGAAGTCGAAAAGATCACGGATCACCCGATGCACTCGGAGTATTTTGCCATCGGCGACGCGGCGTACAATCTTATCCGCGGTGATGCCCCCCTGCTCTGCGTCGGAACGACTTCGACCCGCACGGTCGAGTACCATGTCCGCACCCGCGAGCGCGAGGGGGAGGCAAACCTCTTTTTGCACCCGAACAATCCGCCCCTTCGGGTCAACCATCTTTTGACCAATTTTCACCTTCCGCAGTCGACGCTGCTGATGCTCGTCGCTTCGTTCGTCGGCCTCGAAGAGACCCACCGCATCTATGCCGAAGCGATTGAACAGAAATACCGCTTTTTTTCTTACGGCGATGCCATGCTTATACTCTAA
- a CDS encoding molybdopterin-dependent oxidoreductase has product MFNRRHFLGAGLILGASSLFGKESSSKIITDAKEFVPPHIAFPQKKPLKTISDRPPLLESPRDIFTQAITPNDQFFVRWHMPDIPTYIDLAEFRLEVKGSVETPLSLSVDDLKSKFEPVQITSVLQCGGNSRKYYAASGQATHGVQWGHGAMGSAVWKGVRLKDILHRAGVKGSAKWVGVNGLEKPAMDATPKFFREMAIDEALSGELIVAYEMNGEDLPYLNGFPLRLVIPGHFSDSWVKMLSEITVFDEYQNSFFMDVAYTVPDNDCECVVSGSDFEYKRKPIAEMKVKSVIGYPTPGTVIKKGSRVKVTGVAFDQGKGIKEVMISVDGGKSWSATALQKDYGKYAYRQWVYEWEPKTKGAHTIMVRAINRIGNIQPQAHEIGWNAGGYQYNAVDAVSVQIV; this is encoded by the coding sequence ATGTTTAACCGCAGACATTTTCTCGGCGCCGGCCTGATCCTCGGCGCTTCTTCTCTCTTTGGCAAAGAGTCCTCTTCCAAAATCATCACCGATGCCAAGGAATTTGTCCCTCCCCACATTGCGTTTCCCCAAAAGAAACCTCTCAAGACAATCTCGGACCGTCCGCCGCTGCTCGAATCGCCGCGCGATATTTTCACCCAGGCGATCACCCCCAACGACCAGTTCTTCGTCCGGTGGCATATGCCCGACATTCCGACCTACATCGATCTGGCGGAGTTTCGCCTCGAAGTCAAAGGATCCGTCGAGACTCCCCTCTCTTTGAGCGTTGACGATCTGAAAAGCAAATTCGAGCCCGTACAGATCACCTCGGTCCTCCAGTGCGGCGGCAACAGTCGCAAATACTACGCCGCCAGCGGGCAGGCGACGCACGGCGTGCAGTGGGGCCACGGAGCGATGGGCAGTGCCGTCTGGAAAGGGGTCCGCCTCAAAGACATCCTCCACCGTGCAGGGGTCAAAGGAAGTGCCAAGTGGGTGGGCGTCAACGGCCTCGAAAAACCGGCGATGGACGCCACGCCCAAATTTTTCCGTGAAATGGCGATCGACGAGGCCCTCAGCGGCGAACTGATCGTCGCCTACGAAATGAACGGCGAAGACCTCCCCTACCTCAACGGCTTTCCGCTGCGCCTCGTCATCCCCGGCCATTTCTCCGACAGCTGGGTCAAAATGCTGAGTGAAATTACCGTTTTCGACGAGTATCAAAACAGCTTTTTCATGGACGTCGCCTACACCGTTCCCGACAACGACTGCGAATGCGTCGTTTCGGGAAGCGACTTCGAGTACAAACGCAAACCGATCGCGGAAATGAAAGTCAAATCGGTCATCGGCTATCCGACGCCCGGCACCGTGATCAAAAAAGGTTCGCGCGTCAAGGTGACCGGGGTCGCCTTCGATCAGGGGAAAGGGATCAAAGAGGTGATGATCTCCGTCGACGGCGGCAAAAGCTGGAGTGCGACGGCGCTACAAAAAGACTACGGTAAATACGCCTACCGTCAATGGGTATACGAATGGGAACCCAAAACCAAAGGGGCCCATACGATCATGGTGCGCGCCATCAACCGCATCGGCAACATCCAGCCGCAGGCGCATGAAATCGGCTGGAATGCCGGCGGATACCAATACAACGCCGTTGACGCCGTCAGCGTGCAAATCGTGTAA
- a CDS encoding sulfite:cytochrome C oxidoreductase subunit B, with protein sequence MKKFPLLALLLAASLNAQVAKPIEMPYVDYPMVKGDHDEVAQQYCLICHSWGYILNQGKKSRPYWTGTVQKMVNEFKAPIGKEDQQIIVNYLVKHYGYESSAQH encoded by the coding sequence ATGAAAAAATTCCCGTTGCTTGCCCTGTTGCTTGCCGCTTCACTAAACGCCCAGGTGGCCAAACCGATCGAAATGCCTTACGTCGATTATCCGATGGTCAAAGGGGACCACGACGAAGTGGCCCAACAATACTGCCTTATCTGCCACTCCTGGGGATACATCCTCAACCAGGGGAAAAAAAGCCGCCCGTACTGGACCGGTACCGTCCAAAAAATGGTCAATGAATTCAAAGCCCCCATCGGCAAGGAAGATCAGCAGATCATCGTCAACTACCTCGTCAAACACTACGGGTACGAAAGCTCGGCTCAACACTGA
- a CDS encoding DNA-processing protein DprA encodes MNTVPGVIAELESMKRYPRTLYYRGSLELLETPKISIVGSRRAGQYARSAVFELSRKLSQSGMTIISGAATGIDRVAHEGAGVNRTVAVLPCGIDRHYPSSNRDLIESIATQGLVLSHFEPGFEAREWSFVARNEIVVALGSALVIAEAEPDSGSMRSAEYALAMGKPIYVLPHRLGESGGTRRLLAQNKATAIEDIDRFVESLSRVSRQRIEDTPFIAYCRNGPTYEEAVTVYPAEIFEAELGGMIEVRNGRVYPV; translated from the coding sequence GTGAATACCGTACCCGGCGTGATCGCCGAACTCGAATCGATGAAACGCTATCCCCGTACACTCTATTACCGCGGTTCGCTTGAACTGCTCGAAACTCCCAAAATATCGATCGTGGGAAGCCGCCGCGCGGGGCAATACGCCCGTAGCGCGGTTTTCGAACTTTCCAGAAAGCTTTCACAGTCGGGAATGACGATTATCAGCGGTGCCGCAACGGGGATTGACCGCGTCGCGCATGAAGGGGCGGGAGTAAACCGTACCGTTGCGGTCCTCCCGTGCGGGATTGACCGACATTATCCTTCTTCGAACCGTGATCTGATCGAATCGATCGCTACCCAAGGACTGGTGCTGAGCCATTTCGAACCGGGATTCGAAGCGCGCGAGTGGAGCTTCGTGGCGCGCAACGAAATCGTCGTTGCGCTGGGTTCGGCACTCGTCATCGCCGAAGCCGAACCCGACAGCGGAAGTATGCGCAGCGCCGAATACGCGTTGGCAATGGGGAAGCCGATCTACGTGCTGCCCCATCGGCTGGGAGAAAGCGGGGGGACTCGGCGGCTTTTGGCCCAGAACAAAGCAACGGCAATCGAGGACATTGATCGGTTCGTCGAATCACTGAGCCGTGTATCGCGTCAGCGGATCGAAGATACCCCGTTTATCGCCTATTGCCGGAACGGACCGACGTACGAAGAAGCGGTTACGGTGTATCCTGCGGAAATATTCGAAGCGGAACTGGGGGGCATGATCGAGGTAAGAAACGGAAGGGTTTACCCGGTTTGA